The following DNA comes from Sander lucioperca isolate FBNREF2018 chromosome 2, SLUC_FBN_1.2, whole genome shotgun sequence.
TACATGTTCACCCCTGTATGTCCACATTCATAGGTACAAGGACAATGTAATGCAGCTGTCCAGTATCCACCACGACAGACCAATGAGTGCTCGAGATGAGGCAGTATTCTGGATCGAGTACACCATGAGAAACAAAGGGGCCAAGCACCTGCGGGTTCAGGCCCATGAGCTCACCTGGTACCAGTATCACAGCCTGGATGTCCTGGCCTTCCTCCTCGCCGTCGTTCTGTTCATCTTACTTCTCTTCATCAAGACCTGCACATTCTGCTTCCAGAGGTGCTGCGGCAGAAagggaaagacaaagagaaaggCGGAGTAACTGACTGAATAGAAATGTTGTGCCACCTGGTTGTCGTGTTGGTctaaataatgtaatgtaaccaCAACGCCCTGGACTGTAACTTGTGGCTTGGGACCAACAATTGTCACTACTACTAATTTGAGCAAATGaataaaaagttaaacaaaatgtgtcttcatgTAAAACTCCAAACAACGTACCGTATGCAAGGTGTTGTTTCACTTGTTTTGTCAACATGAACTCAGGTTCAGTCAGCCTAGCCTGAAAAACTGAAGTTAAAACATTGTTAGCCTCTACATGGACAATTactatatatttacatttcattATGTGTGAATTCTTAATTTGTTCTTTTGTGTATCCTTTTTCACGGCATACATGTtaacatgtcatagtaggaaaagcacaggtgtattcaaaaccattaatgatggctgcaatccacttaggagaggccctggtattgtgcatgctgactcactgaaatagcttactgggacacttaatggaattgagccatcgttaaggttatcaatttcagctgtgcttttcctactatgacaagtcaaagtGTCTGCTGTGAAAGAGGTCATAACTGCACCTGAGGCCAATCAGACATTAAACACTGAATGTTCATTGGTTGGTGTAGtcggaaaaataaaataaaataaaaaacacacacacacacaaagggatTTCATTATGTGCCTTTACTTGGATAATACTTTTGACACCCCACCCCTTCAGgttttcacaaatatgtataCAGTAATGGAAACATGGGCTGTAAATCAAAATTtaacatacagaaaatactgtATTAACATAAATTAGGTAatttaatcaaataaaaaaaaaaaaaaacagccctcCCGTTTCATCAGAACACAAATAGATGTGACATTCAAATTTGCACAACATCTGATTTTTCATGTATGAACAGTGTGGCGATTATCATGTTTTATTTCCATCATTTTTTCAGTTTTCCATCTTCTTTGACCTTCCATAACATAAGCTCCATGCAGGCAGCAGCGTCTTCTGCAGTGTCGTGGCCACAAACTGGGAGAAACATTAACATGgtgtatttaaataaatgtgttcattgaaaaaaaaaaaacacacattagcTATACAATACATAAATTACACTGTTGCAAATACATACATTTCGGTAAGTCTTGACACTCAAATCTTGTCTGATTATGAtccatttctttatttgaatttAGATTTTGTTTCAGATGTATTGGAGTTTTAATTTAGTGGACATTCAAGTAAAACAGACACTTGACTGTAGTTATCCGTGATGACTGACCACTCTCTTGGATGATCCTTCTGAGGTATTCAGCAGTGAGGTTGTTGAGGGTCAGCTTGTGAGGGAGGCCCAGACGGTGAGGGAAGACCACTGATGTGTCTACCACCACCCCATGGAGCAACTACAGTAAAGAGGAAGATATCTGAATCTCTTTTTACTGGGGGGGTAGCCTCTTCGGAAAAGTGACAATTACTCAATCATACAGGCGAAAAAACAAAGACTCAGCCAATGCCATGGCACTCAGCATGTGTGGAGCCCAGAATGGATTTTTAGTCCTCCTTTTGATCCATTTTATAAGATAGTAACTCAAAGTAAAACTAGTTGTGTTATGGTTgcgtatatattatattatagataTTAATATAATACCTGGTGAAAAAGTACCTTAGCCTTTTAGACCTTTGACCAAAGTGGGTCATAGATCAACTAGCATTTGTTAACCCCTTACGTCCATTATATACCAGTTCAACTTCTGGCTACACGTCCTCTTGGTCAAGGCAGTTATGTGTCTGGCATATGTTGCCATGATTAGTGAGTCTTCCCGTGACATATTAAATATTATTGCCATTTTTAAAGCCTAGTTTTCTTGTGTTGCTTTTAAAAGTCTAAGTTGCCAAATCCCTTAACAGCTGAGAAAAGCTGGTAACTTACATTCAACCTTCTATGACCAAGATTGGTTGCAGTGTTTGTAGTTGCGATTGCAAAGTTAATTCAGAGTTTGTACTTTCTCATGAGGTATTTAAGTGAATTATTACCTTTTACAGTCAGGTTATCAATAATCCATTAGGGCTGCAAAAATAATAAGCAATAATCCTAAAACGGCACTTTAAATCTTACTCACTttaagtggtgccttttatattcaattcaatgttcactaaaagaatgttggaaaatatttcctttcatttgttttaaattaaacaagcaatttgttgtgcGCAAGTAATATCATTATCACAACAATTAAACAACGTTATCGTATATTTTCCTCAATCGTGTAGccctataatatatatattataaaaagcACACCTCCTTACTATTCACCCATCTAGAAAATGGCACTATTGCTAGATGGTCCTGTGGAATAACAAAAGTTGAGGTtttatagatagacagacacacgcacacaaaaaacagCTTTGAAGTTAAAACATGAACTATGAACAGGGATACTCCTGAAATAGCAAAATGGCTCTttgcagaatttttttttggcagATGGTCATGTTGAATGTGGCTGGCTTTGCTCTGCTTGGTTTCAGTTTCATTTGAAAAACCCTGGGCTTGTTTTAAAATCACAGGTTAGCCAGGACTGTAATATGTTGGAAAACAATTTATGCAAAGAAAAAGGCCAatgatgttggaaaaaaaagtatagtagTCACCTTCAGGGCACAGAGGTCCATTTCCAGGCCATGTCCAATCAGAATGGTGTCGGCGCTGATAAAGCTCAATAAGGTCTCCTGCACCTCTGTGAGGGAGGTGCACTTACCCTTCACATCTTCCTCAGTGATGCCTGAAAACCTTGACAAGTAAAATGTCACACAGGCAACTGATAGAGCAGTTGGGTGATTCACATGAATTGATAAACACAGTAGTTGTACCATTTCCTCCATTTATCACCCTGTATTAGTAATTAGTGGAAATTATATCTGTGGTATTGCAATGTACATTTTCAGTGCCTTTCAGCTTTCGGCAAGACCATTGGATCTAACTGTGTATTCCTTTATTTTCCTAGTTCAAGTGCTTTAGTATGCATTTTCAGGTTCTTGCCATCTCCACATCAGTTTTGGTTAATTACCAGAGGAGGGATAGGGTTTAAAGTAGGTGTACAGAACATGTTTGGGTCTTGGGGAAAAAAGGGAAGAAACACACAGCCAAGTATCTAATTACCTGGTGTTATAGTCGATAGCCTCATTATCAGGTCTGACGAAGGTGTCATAGACGACATGCAGACTAGAGTTGACCACCGTCACTCTGGATAGCTCCAGACCATGAATAGTATAACACTAGGAAGAcaaaaataacacaatatatgtTGTTTTCACTGCATACTAAAGGCCAGCTAAATATCAAAAATGATTTTAAGTCcacccacagacacactaatttatgtttgtttgttttgagatCAGGTATATGTGCACATCAGGGAAAAACTACACAATAATTGTTTTGGAACAAACAAAGAGGATCTggtattgaatatttttttcattctatTAACAAGTCTATTAAAGTTATGTCTTCTTTAAATACATCAGTTTTACTTTGAGGCAACTCAGATTTTCTGTGATAGATCACCAGTTTTATCATGGATTCTAATGAAATTTCCACAAGTAAGTTGGTGTCTGTTGCTCAACATtaggaatatttaaaaaaaaaaaaaaaaaaaaaaaagctaatcaCCATTTCACAATTCAAGGAGTAGACCCCAGGACAATTCTTATCTGAGGGATGTCTGGGGGTAGTCGAGACAAACCCATCCAGGCTGAGGGAATCATGGACATGCAACtggtgaagacaaaaaaaaaagaatgaaaatcaGACATTGACCTGCTAATTCATTTGAGAAGGTTTTAGGAAAGTATCTAGTTATGGAATAATCTCTCACTTTGTCTTTTCCTACCTTAAACACCTGACATCCAGGTGCTCCCATGACTCCCTCACAGCAACTGTAGCGGGTCTCCACTCCACCTGGCACTGTTAACAGTTGTATACaatgatcagaatcagaattaaTTTTATTCTCATTTTAAGTACATACAACGCAATTAAAAGTGCCACTCTATGGTgataacataaaaacacacaaactgaagCGTGAATCATGGTTCTGCGGAGggtccacgcagagctttcgcagTAACCTAcctaagtggcctgaagtttatacttgtgcgtttgtgtgtgcgcgtcgatctctttaagaaaaTAGCTAGTCCggcatgtgtgtgcgcgtggggagtgtgtggtatagcgagtgagagagtgactgtgattagcttcggagcgagtgctgactctagagtcacagtgagagaaccaaagtgtctcccctgtgctttctgaccacggtgggaaatctgtagaaGGAAAAGTTAACACtgtccttgatttcatgtttatggagaaggagaaccaggaaatgagtacggggaaatgcaacgctaccaagccacggccgagcgccGTGCGTCGCAGCAACGTGTACGTAGCCACGACGTAGATgtaacacagaagcataaaccACGCTTAAGAACATAAAGCAGAGAATGTGACGATGGAAGAATTAAAACTAGAGTAAATAGTAAAATGGTAATATAATTGACTCGTATTGCACATCTGATGGTGTAAGCTGTAGAGTAAACACTTTGAAACATTACCTTTTTTCGTAACTCCTTTCCCATAGTGGTAATTACACTCCTCCTTACGGATGTGTTTGCCCATATGGTTCACAGAGTATGTAGCGCCACATCGACAGCAGATCCTCTTAAGGGCTTTAATCAACACAACGGAAGAAGCACATCACCATTGTGAAATGTGCTAAAAAGAAACCATCATTGCAAGTACACCACAGGTTAAGTGTGCCCTCTAGTGATATAATATCAGAACAGCATCAAACGGTCCATTCAGGGCGTATAGGTTTTTACTTACGGTCCGCACTGCCTTTCTTATTGTCAGCAAAAAGAACAGCCCAACCAGGTTTCTCTGGGTGCTGGACAGGATAGTTGCTCTCAACCAGCCTTTCCTCAGTCAAAATATAGTCCTTCAAACTCTCATAAAATGCCATATctgctggaaaaaaaatatttgtcaaAATATTAGAGTAAAATgacaaatgcatttaaaaactaATTCTCACCGTTTTCTCTAAAATTCTTCATATTAAGAGGAATGTTGCCTTTGGATCTTTGGCTGTTGACTGCATTTTCATCTGCACcagaaaaatataaatgaaataaatataaattatataattttgttACATTTCACGAAGAGCAGTTTGAGTTTGTAAGAGATTCTCAACCTTTATCAGCAACAGCACTTTGGTTCTTCAGCTTCTTCAGTGCATTCACTGCAACACTCAGATATTTGAGTTTGTTCACACTGCGATTATACACAGCCTTCTCTTCAGCAAGTGCCTATAAACAATAACAGGGACAGAAATGACTAGACTGTAGTTTGTAATTAAGAATAACATTAAGTGGCACAAGCTCACCTTTTCAAAGGCTTCATTAACATTGGCTGTTGTCTTGAGGAACTCCTCTGTAAACATGTTGACATAACGCTGTCGGATGTCATGGGGCACTTTGTCTTTAGTGGCCTCACACTGCTGCTTCAACTTCCGTTTAGTGGGCACTggctaaaataataaaattcatTATTAATATTTAGCAGATGAAACCTGTCTAACTCACACCAGACACACGTTTAGTTCAAGTTGATTTTACTTACTACATAATTTAACTATTGATAATTTTTGTTATGCTtctattattgtttttattaatgtgTGTAAGGTGTCCTTAGGTGTCCTGAAAGGAgtcaacaaataaaatgtattattattattattaagtcttTCACAATCACCCCAAAAAAGGCTGTTTGTCACTTCTCACCTTGACAGTAGAATGGACAGCAGCTAGAGGAGTAGTGGAAACAGCTGGACTTGAATGTGCCGATGAAAAAGCAGAGTTCAGTGAAGGTTTACGTGCCGGGGCAGGAATGAGAACAGGTGCTGTGGTGCGGTATCTTTGCACAGGGGTAACAGCAGGTGGATGGTACATTTGCCTCACAGCGGCAGTGCTAGTGTACACTTGACTGAGTGGGGTTAGCACTGAAGTAACTTGGCTGGAACCGGAAGTGACAGGCAGGGGGAACGTGCCCTCGGGGAGGATCAAGTGCAAGTTGTTGCCCACTCCGATCACGGCAGTTCCCAAAGATACGTAGTTCATGTAAGCTATGGAATAAGACAAAAATCATGCAGATGTAATGCATTCAGGCAAAGCtactaaaatacaacacaagatAAAACTACATCTACTTAAATATTTGCATacaaaaacaggaaggaaatgCTGCTTGATCTACATAGACTGTATGAAGGTCTCAAGATGTTTTACTGGTAAAATGTCAACGTCATACATGACAGAAGTAatatttaaattgaataaagGCTTCAACTTTGAAATTGGACAATGAAGTgtattgtttttcttcattttactTTTGTATTTGGACAATATTTGATGTTCATTTTAATTGTAATAATTCTTAAAGAATGACCCTAATAAATGTCATCCCCTACAGATAACAGATGCTTACCATTTTGCACAGGAGCAGGCTGCAGGTTTTCAGGGGTTTGAGTTAAAGGAAAAGGTGCCATCTGGGTCTCTGGCTTCCACTGACAGGTGGAGGAAACAAAAGCCTGACCACCTTTAACTGAAGCAGTCAACATGGAGGCTCCCTGCCGTACCTGCTGGATCTTGGGGGTGATGGAGGGCTGGGAGGCGAATCCTGACACCGCAGGCACACGTAAGGGAACCAGCACCTGGGGCTGAGGTCTCCTATTAGCTACTGGCTGCTGAATGGAGcaggtaaaagaaaaaagtgaaacGCTTAAAATGATCTTTTATGCtttaaaaattcataaaatGTTATTCTCAAGAGGGTAGTGCCCAGAGGAAGAAGGCCATTCTGAAATATGTATCTTATATTTGGTGCCTCCCCATATATGAATATGGAGACTTAAGATTAGTCATTTCATGTGTATGTACCTCTGTATGTTTGGCTTCATGAGCCACTCTCTTCTTTAGTGGCAATGCTTGGGGTTTGACATTGGGTTTCTCTACATCCATAGCTCCAACCTAAAAATGACAATGAAAGGGATTAGCTCTTTAGACAGGGCCAAAGTTTTTTCATCTTGGATCTGGAGTGTCAACTGCATACTTACGGACACTTCAGGCTGCTTATCATTTCCCTTATCCTCATTGTTAGCCTCCATGAAGATCCTGTAGCATTCCTCCATTGGGTCACTGTCAGACAGTTCCATTTCTGAATAGTTGAgctcatcttcatcatcagaGCTGGAACAAATGGTTATAACCTCATCTTCTGTCCCAAAAAGCGGTTCAGTTGATCCGGATGATAATTCAGCTCTGTTGGCCAAACTTGATGCTGAATCGTGCCGAGCCTGGCTGCTGTCTGAAGTTGGTTCTGCTAGCTCCAGGTAGCTTTCAGGTGCGGCAGCTTTAGCCTGCATCTGTCCTGGCATTTTGCTTGACATTTTTTGGCTGTGTGGCAGCACTGATGGTACACATTTTGTGGAAGACCGCTGATTACTAACTCTGCTCTGAGCTGGCTGCTCTGCTGTCTGAGCTTGCTTGGTGTGTTGTCTGCATGGTAAGTCTGAGTTAGCAACTGGAGCTTTATAAAAAAGTGAATTTGTTGGTGGAAAATGATGCGACTGCAGTGGATTCATTTTCTTAACACTATGGGGCAGCGCACACTGAGGCAATTCCACCTGAAACACATGTTCTTCCTTTTCCCCCACCAGATTGTTCCAGTTTTGATCTTGCAGGTCTGTGGTGGCAGGAGGACTTGCAGATTTCTCCAACAATGTTTCAGCAGCCTGAAAGGGAGTCATTTTCTGACTTTCACTTTGCAATTCTTCTAAACAGCCAGTTAAATCAACTACTCTCCCATCAACCGATATATTTTCACATTCTTTGTTCTCATAAAGATTTAATGGACCTTGATTGTTTTCAGCACCGCAATTACTATAAACTCTATTGCCTTCTATCGTTGATGCAGGTGGATATGTTACCTTGCACACTTCAGCATTTAGAAGTGAAATAGGTGTTTGGACCTCCTTCGATTCCTCCACATTATCCTGGAGGGATTTGCCACCAACAGAACGAAGAGGTTTCTGAACTCTCGCCCTCTTTTTGTCAGGCGAGAGAGGAATGTCAATAATCAGGACGCAGTCTTCATTGGAGTCATCAAATGGCTCTGGAGATGGCAATCTGGGAAGCGGAGACTGACATGTGACTGGCTTCTTTTGGTCACAAGGTACAGTGTTATTTGCTCTTTTCAAACCCGGTCCgtttctcactttttgctcTTTACCTGATGAGCTATAAGACCGTAAGCCAGCAGAAAAGTTGGACAGAGGGTCATACTCCAAGTCAGTCCTTGGTTTTGAGTTGTCAACCACGTACTTCCTTGCTCGGGAGTATGTTGTAGTTATGTCTGTGCACGAAGACAGCCCATAAGAACCTATGTCTACGTGTTTATCTGCAGTCTCAGACTTGGAAACAGAGAAATTAGGCATAGTGTTTATGCTGTCTGCCTGTACGGTCTGGTAGCGTGACAGTCGTCTTTGCTCCTGCTCCACCTCATTCCTTACAGTTTCAATCTCCTTGTTGATCCGCTCCAGCTCCTGGAGGCCgtcttctctggtctcatcaTTCACTGGATAGACATTTTGCAGTCCTGTACAAAAGAAATATGATATAGGACTTATTAACATTATGGTGGAGGTGAGAAATAAGATGTTGGGAGTGCTGGTGGTGTGACCTGTACAGTAGCTGTGTGCAAAATAAACATCTCTAAACAACCATAATTTGTGTTTCAGAACACaatttttaatttgtgtttgtgtcccatTAGGCTATGTTTGAAATCCAGCTAAGACAATAGACCCACAAATGTGCCTCATTTTAATATTACATAACTTAACATTACAAGGATGAGGACACAAGGGTGGCTAAATAACCCTTATCTGAATGCAAAAAACGTGAGGAAGCCAATCATTTTAGTACAAAAGTGAGTTGCTTCATCTTCAAACTAGCTAGTTCAGAAAGTTTGAAAATGATTTAACCAACTTTATTCTTGAATTACTTTGTATATGCAATTGCAAACTTTTAGGCAAAAGACACCAAGCTAAGGCACACCTGAAAAACACTAACCTGCAACAACTAGCGATGATTTATACGAGGCACCAAACGTATCCCGCAATTCTGTGGCATGTTTGTACAAACAGTGAGGCCGCTCACAATGCCCACGTTTTGAAAAGGGACAATTTATATAAGCAAAGAGACCAGACGAGGGAAACATAAGGAAAAACGTCACTTCTCAAAATACGCAAAAACCGTTTCGTTTGATTAGCTAATTAACCGTCGTAACCGTTGAGCCGGAGGTCTCGTGAGGTCAGCTTCGCTTATATAGGCTCTGTTCAGGTTGCAAGCGGTAGCGACTCGCGAGACGACAGTTAGTAAcgttaaataaaattgaaaaaaaaaaattgtccctgaatatgtatatttttcGATATTTTCTGGAGATGAAAGTAGTTTAATGCCCGaataacaataatattaataataacgAAAGTTGATAGCTGTCCACTGTGTCGCCGTAATCCCTCCTCGCCGGCAGATCGCGCTGCTGCACAAAACTGAACTGGGACCTACACGAAATAGTAGTGAGTGATTCACTTTCCCCATCGCAGTCACAACAATACCAGTCTAAAATAGGATATCACAAACTATAAAGCACTTACAGTTACAATTTGCGTTGTTTGAAATGGCTAACAGCGAGGATGAGATGGAAGAGGATGAAACCGAGTGGAAGAACAGTTTCGTGGATTCAGTCTCACTCAGCCCCGCTGCTGCTTCTGGTAAAGTATGAAGACTGGGAGGCTTTGGCTAACTATAcagtttggttgtttttttctggcttttggaTATGCAAATAGAAACACGGCTCTGTCTAACACCTATTTATACCATAGActatattatacagtatatgatctATACGTGTCAGATGGTAATTATTGTATGTATAATCTCTTGTTTCAGGTTCAAGCCTCAATAAGACATCCGGACCAACAACTGCACACAGAGTCATTCTGCATTTTGACCTGGACTGCTTCTATGCTCAGGTGGAAATGATCAGAAACCCAGCACTGAGAGAGGTCCCTTTAGGTAAACtgatttaatacaaaaaaatcctCTGTGGCGGAGGAATACAAGTTGAAAGAACACTCTTGTGGTTTAATAATGTTTCTCAAATCATCAGGTATTCAGCAGAAATACATCATAGTCACCTGTAACTATGTGGCAAGGGATCAGGGTGTCACCAAGCTGATGTCTGTGACTGATGCTAAGGAGAGATGTCCTCAGCTGGTGCTGGTTAAAGGAGAAGACCTGACACACTACAGAGAAATGTCCTATAAGCTGACAGGTATGCAGGATGCTCTGCACATAGAGCTGTATTCTGATACAAACTGTACAGTAGTTAGAAAAGGATTTAGCATTTAGTAAAAACCCATCCTAAACACCCTCAATAAATAGATGTTGCCAATAAATCTCATCTCACAATTTGATCTTTTTTATCTGCGGGTCCATTTACTGTTAGGTGGTAACAGAGAATAATTTAGGAATCTTTAAAACACAGaacaacaaatattttttgGTATCAGTCTCTCAGAAATAGTGCCAGAGATTCTGTCTAGACACTTACAATAACTTTTAGAAGTCAGaatgcaatttaaaaacaagacattttgtaATTGAGAAAACGTATGAGTATCATTTTCAGCTATAAAAATCTCACTCTCTTGCTGTGCTCTTGTTTTTAATTTCTTCATACACATTATAGCCCACAGATTAGTGCAACAAGTTCACTCTATTCTCTGATGGTTGTTAAAAGCTATTTCGAGAAATTATATATTTAGCTAACATCATGTATATTTTATGTTTCTTTGCTCCTCTTTCTTTACCTTTTTTGTCTTCATTTAGAGCTGCTGATGTCCTACTGTCCACTGGTAGAGAGGCTTGGATTTGATGAAAACTTTGTGGACGTCACAAATATGGTAGAAAGAAGGCTTGCCCAGACACCGGAGTCTAACAACCTTTCATTCCAAGGACATATCTACAACCATTTCAGTAAGTTGTTCTGGTGTATTGCTGTACATCCATGTACATCTGGCTCATGgtaaccaggaaatgagttgtGAAACAAGCCAAGAAGCTGCAACTTGTAAAATATTTGCATTGCACTCTCAGTTTCCCACCACATGAAATGTTAACTTATTGGATTCTCTTAAAGAATGTTAGGGTTACACAACCACAGAtacctttctgtttttcttttcctgcccAGGTGCAGATGTCAAACCCAGTGATCATCCGAGGTTGGCTTTAGGTTCACACATTGCAGCAGAGCTGAGAGAAGTTATCCAGAGCAAACTGGGTCTGACTGGCTGCGCAGGCATCGCCACGAACAAGCTACTGGCCAAACTAGTGTCGGGCACCTTCAAACCCAATCAGCAAACCACCCTACTGCCAGAGAACGTCAGCGACATCATGGGCTGTCTGAGCAGTGTCCGCAAAGTACCGGGTATAGATGTTTACCTCAGCTTATGTGTAACTTTGTTGCCCTTACCACTTTTGTGTGCAGTATTGCTTTAATGTTTTTCAATTGAAAGCTCTTCAATGTGTTTTTGACCCATGTCACTTGTATCAAGTATCCCTGACGATAAATTTGTGGTCCCATCATGTATTTTTAGGAGTGGGTCACCAAACTGCTAAGAGACTTCAAGCCCTGGGATTGGTCAGCATGAAAGACCTTCAGATCTTCCCATTGAATGACTTGGTGAGAGAGTTTGGAGTTCCCAGCGCTCAGCGCCTAAAGAATCTGGCCCTTGGTGTTGATGACTCACCTGTCGTCCCCAGTGGGGCCCCTCAGGTAGGCTAGGATATCCCGGAAATGACCTGTGTCTTTTAAGCTCAGAGTTGTTATCAGATAGAAGTAATTGTCGACTCACTCGTACAGGTCTGACATTACTGATACTGTAATTTTTAGTTCTTAATTACTTTCCCTTCTGATGGAAAAATGTTCTATTTTacctagtgctgtcagttaaacgcgctATTAACGacaacgcaaacccattttaacggcctCAATTTTTTTATCATGAGATTAACTAactggcatagcaaactttttggcatagcaaactttgtagtttttttcacatgctgttgcaagaactagtaacgttagaaaaactacaacaccacaccggatctagctagaccggaaacaaaacaacacacacttgtttgggcttgcgagccggccaaagagtagtaggctaacgttacgttttgagtggatggcgagcgcgagatgc
Coding sequences within:
- the zgc:152968 gene encoding RNA exonuclease 1 homolog isoform X2; amino-acid sequence: MFPSSGLFAYINCPFSKRGHCERPHCLYKHATELRDTFGASYKSSLVVAGLQNVYPVNDETREDGLQELERINKEIETVRNEVEQEQRRLSRYQTVQADSINTMPNFSVSKSETADKHVDIGSYGLSSCTDITTTYSRARKYVVDNSKPRTDLEYDPLSNFSAGLRSYSSSGKEQKVRNGPGLKRANNTVPCDQKKPVTCQSPLPRLPSPEPFDDSNEDCVLIIDIPLSPDKKRARVQKPLRSVGGKSLQDNVEESKEVQTPISLLNAEVCKVTYPPASTIEGNRVYSNCGAENNQGPLNLYENKECENISVDGRVVDLTGCLEELQSESQKMTPFQAAETLLEKSASPPATTDLQDQNWNNLVGEKEEHVFQVELPQCALPHSVKKMNPLQSHHFPPTNSLFYKAPVANSDLPCRQHTKQAQTAEQPAQSRVSNQRSSTKCVPSVLPHSQKMSSKMPGQMQAKAAAPESYLELAEPTSDSSQARHDSASSLANRAELSSGSTEPLFGTEDEVITICSSSDDEDELNYSEMELSDSDPMEECYRIFMEANNEDKGNDKQPEVSVGAMDVEKPNVKPQALPLKKRVAHEAKHTEQPVANRRPQPQVLVPLRVPAVSGFASQPSITPKIQQVRQGASMLTASVKGGQAFVSSTCQWKPETQMAPFPLTQTPENLQPAPVQNAYMNYVSLGTAVIGVGNNLHLILPEGTFPLPVTSGSSQVTSVLTPLSQVYTSTAAVRQMYHPPAVTPVQRYRTTAPVLIPAPARKPSLNSAFSSAHSSPAVSTTPLAAVHSTVKPVPTKRKLKQQCEATKDKVPHDIRQRYVNMFTEEFLKTTANVNEAFEKALAEEKAVYNRSVNKLKYLSVAVNALKKLKNQSAVADKDENAVNSQRSKGNIPLNMKNFRENDMAFYESLKDYILTEERLVESNYPVQHPEKPGWAVLFADNKKGSADPLKRICCRCGATYSVNHMGKHIRKEECNYHYGKGVTKKVPGGVETRYSCCEGVMGAPGCQVFKLHVHDSLSLDGFVSTTPRHPSDKNCPGVYSLNCEMCYTIHGLELSRVTVVNSSLHVVYDTFVRPDNEAIDYNTRFSGITEEDVKGKCTSLTEVQETLLSFISADTILIGHGLEMDLCALKLLHGVVVDTSVVFPHRLGLPHKLTLNNLTAEYLRRIIQESVCGHDTAEDAAACMELMLWKVKEDGKLKK
- the zgc:152968 gene encoding RNA exonuclease 1 homolog isoform X3, whose protein sequence is MFPSSGLFAYINCPFSKRGHCERPHCLYKHATELRDTFGASYKSSLVVAGLQNVYPVNDETREDGLQELERINKEIETVRNEVEQEQRRLSRYQTVQADSINTMPNFSVSKSETADKHVDIGSYGLSSCTDITTTYSRARKYVVDNSKPRTDLEYDPLSNFSAGLRSYSSSGKEQKVRNGPGLKRANNTVPCDQKKPVTCQSPLPRLPSPEPFDDSNEDCVLIIDIPLSPDKKRARVQKPLRSVGGKSLQDNVEESKEVQTPISLLNAEVCKVTYPPASTIEGNRVYSNCGAENNQGPLNLYENKECENISVDGRVVDLTGCLEELQSESQKMTPFQAAETLLEKSASPPATTDLQDQNWNNLVGEKEEHVFQVELPQCALPHSVKKMNPLQSHHFPPTNSLFYKAPVANSDLPCRQHTKQAQTAEQPAQSRVSNQRSSTKCVPSVLPHSQKMSSKMPGQMQAKAAAPESYLELAEPTSDSSQARHDSASSLANRAELSSGSTEPLFGTEDEVITICSSSDDEDELNYSEMELSDSDPMEECYRIFMEANNEDKGNDKQPEVSVGAMDVEKPNVKPQALPLKKRVAHEAKHTEPVANRRPQPQVLVPLRVPAVSGFASQPSITPKIQQVRQGASMLTASVKGGQAFVSSTCQWKPETQMAPFPLTQTPENLQPAPVQNAYMNYVSLGTAVIGVGNNLHLILPEGTFPLPVTSGSSQVTSVLTPLSQVYTSTAAVRQMYHPPAVTPVQRYRTTAPVLIPAPARKPSLNSAFSSAHSSPAVSTTPLAAVHSTVKPVPTKRKLKQQCEATKDKVPHDIRQRYVNMFTEEFLKTTANVNEAFEKALAEEKAVYNRSVNKLKYLSVAVNALKKLKNQSAVADKDENAVNSQRSKGNIPLNMKNFRENADMAFYESLKDYILTEERLVESNYPVQHPEKPGWAVLFADNKKGSADPLKRICCRCGATYSVNHMGKHIRKEECNYHYGKGVTKKVPGGVETRYSCCEGVMGAPGCQVFKLHVHDSLSLDGFVSTTPRHPSDKNCPGVYSLNCEMCYTIHGLELSRVTVVNSSLHVVYDTFVRPDNEAIDYNTRFSGITEEDVKGKCTSLTEVQETLLSFISADTILIGHGLEMDLCALKLLHGVVVDTSVVFPHRLGLPHKLTLNNLTAEYLRRIIQESVCGHDTAEDAAACMELMLWKVKEDGKLKK